One stretch of Pseudoalteromonas shioyasakiensis DNA includes these proteins:
- a CDS encoding GNAT family N-acetyltransferase codes for MQLVDLNPHDPEVVHVFSDIDRLINSLYPVATAQSLSVEGLAEPNVYAIGLKNEDGIVACGAIVMQEGNPPYGEIRRLYVKPSYRGKGLSRRIMQILLHHAGEQQIPLIRLETGPKQTESISLYENLGFNRCGPFGNYSENPQSLFMELGLNQ; via the coding sequence ATGCAGTTAGTCGATTTAAATCCACATGATCCTGAAGTAGTACACGTGTTTTCTGATATAGACCGACTCATAAACTCATTATATCCTGTTGCAACCGCTCAATCCTTAAGTGTTGAAGGACTTGCTGAACCTAATGTTTATGCCATTGGCTTGAAAAATGAAGATGGTATCGTTGCTTGTGGTGCAATCGTGATGCAAGAAGGCAATCCTCCATATGGTGAGATCCGCCGCCTATATGTAAAACCAAGTTACCGTGGTAAAGGTTTATCACGTCGAATTATGCAAATACTCTTGCATCACGCAGGTGAGCAGCAAATTCCGCTTATTCGATTAGAAACAGGCCCTAAACAAACAGAATCCATTAGCCTATATGAAAACTTAGGCTTCAATCGTTGTGGTCCGTTTGGTAACTATAGCGAAAATCCACAAAGTTTATTTATGGAGTTAGGGCTTAACCAGTAA
- the speA gene encoding biosynthetic arginine decarboxylase — protein sequence MKETTSLEQARTSYNVRHWSQGFFGINDQGDVYVAPKAHAPEQTIALIDIAQQLQDKGLSLPALVRFPQILHHRVHSLCQAFNTAIENYGYPKDYLLVYPIKVNQQREVVEEIVASQADIEKKQLGLEAGSKPELLTVLAMAEKTSAVIVCNGYKDQEYIRLALIGEKLGHKVYIVLEKLSELDMVLSQAKELNVKPRIGIRVRLASQGKGKWQASGGEKSKFGLSASQVLSVVNRLKASDQLDLIQLVHFHLGSQMANIRDVRLGVSEAARFYCELRKLGAQIDCLDVGGGLAVDYDGTRSQSHNSMNYSLSEYANNIVYTIGDTCKLYEQPMPRIISESGRALTAHHAVLISNVIGTESYVPEDIQAPAADAPLLLKNMWTSWQQLSDDNDDRALIEIYHDSQGDLAEAHNQFALGLLDLTERAWAEQVNLRVCYELNKHMDNKNRFHRPIIDELNARLADKFFVNFSLFQSLPDAWGIDQVFPVLPLSGLTEAPQKRAVLLDITCDSDGAMEHYVDGQGIESTLPVPAFSEEKPYLMGFFLVGAYQEILGDMHNLFGDTHSAIIKMDEQGQAKITEVNEGDTVADMMRYVHLDVEGFQQSYAQLVAAKLPESEQQSVLDELQTGLNGYTYLEEL from the coding sequence ATGAAAGAGACAACATCACTAGAACAAGCTCGCACGAGTTACAATGTTCGTCATTGGAGCCAAGGTTTTTTTGGTATTAATGATCAAGGTGATGTGTATGTTGCGCCAAAGGCCCATGCCCCAGAGCAAACCATTGCACTAATCGATATCGCACAGCAATTACAAGACAAAGGCTTAAGCTTGCCTGCGTTGGTTCGTTTTCCACAAATTTTACATCATCGTGTACATAGCTTATGTCAGGCATTTAACACGGCGATTGAAAATTATGGTTATCCGAAAGACTATTTGCTTGTTTATCCAATTAAAGTAAACCAACAACGCGAAGTTGTTGAAGAAATAGTTGCAAGCCAAGCTGATATTGAAAAGAAGCAATTGGGTCTAGAAGCGGGCAGTAAACCTGAGCTATTAACGGTTTTAGCCATGGCTGAAAAAACCAGTGCTGTAATTGTATGTAATGGCTATAAAGACCAAGAATACATTCGTTTAGCACTGATTGGCGAGAAGCTAGGTCACAAGGTTTACATTGTTCTTGAAAAACTGTCTGAGCTAGACATGGTGCTTAGCCAAGCAAAAGAGTTAAACGTAAAGCCACGCATTGGTATTCGTGTACGTTTAGCGTCGCAAGGTAAGGGCAAGTGGCAAGCAAGTGGTGGCGAAAAATCGAAATTTGGTTTGTCGGCATCGCAAGTACTCAGTGTGGTTAATCGTTTAAAAGCGTCTGATCAACTTGATCTGATCCAACTTGTACACTTTCACCTTGGCTCGCAAATGGCAAACATCCGCGATGTTCGCTTAGGTGTGAGTGAAGCTGCGCGTTTTTACTGTGAGTTACGCAAATTAGGTGCACAAATTGATTGTTTAGATGTAGGTGGCGGTTTAGCGGTAGATTATGACGGTACACGAAGCCAGTCTCATAACTCAATGAACTACAGCTTAAGTGAATACGCTAATAACATTGTATACACCATTGGTGATACCTGTAAGTTATATGAGCAACCCATGCCGCGCATTATTTCTGAATCAGGTCGTGCGTTAACAGCGCACCATGCTGTATTGATTTCGAATGTTATTGGTACCGAAAGCTATGTACCAGAGGACATTCAAGCGCCAGCCGCTGATGCACCCCTACTGTTAAAGAATATGTGGACATCATGGCAGCAGTTAAGTGATGACAATGACGACCGTGCATTAATTGAAATTTATCATGATAGCCAAGGTGATTTAGCCGAAGCACATAATCAATTTGCACTTGGCTTATTAGATTTAACAGAGCGAGCATGGGCGGAGCAAGTTAACTTACGTGTATGTTATGAACTTAACAAACATATGGATAACAAAAACCGTTTTCATCGTCCGATTATTGATGAATTAAATGCGCGTTTAGCAGATAAGTTTTTTGTGAACTTTTCATTGTTCCAGTCATTACCGGATGCATGGGGTATTGACCAAGTGTTTCCTGTTTTGCCTTTAAGTGGTTTGACAGAGGCACCACAAAAGCGTGCAGTGTTACTTGATATTACCTGCGACTCAGATGGTGCTATGGAGCACTATGTCGATGGTCAAGGTATTGAAAGCACCTTGCCGGTACCAGCATTTAGCGAAGAAAAACCTTATTTAATGGGCTTTTTCTTAGTGGGTGCTTACCAAGAGATTTTAGGTGATATGCATAATTTATTTGGTGACACGCACAGTGCAATTATAAAAATGGACGAGCAGGGTCAGGCGAAAATCACTGAAGTTAACGAGGGTGATACCGTTGCTGACATGATGCGTTATGTACATTTAGATGTAGAAGGTTTTCAGCAATCTTACGCCCAACTGGTAGCGGCAAAATTACCAGAATCAGAGCAGCAAAGCGTATTAGATGAGTTGCAAACTGGCTTAAATGGTTACACTTATTTAGAAGAGTTATAA